In Spirobacillus cienkowskii, a genomic segment contains:
- a CDS encoding EscU/YscU/HrcU family type III secretion system export apparatus switch protein, producing MENREENSTQDKTEEATEEKKLQFREEGNIANPKEIVAATTLILFTAYFYFFSGNIVNSFLMTFERSWNGFPYYFVDYSSLIKILLYSLSPIVPHLVIILFMCTIFPSLFGLIFTKFNWSWKKVTFNLAKVNPISGINRYFSPNFIFEFGKIIFKCSILSLIIYFVLKDEIKNTPQDYFYNNIDFMKIFGNSIFKLLFIMSIAGIVIGISDFSFNLWKINRDMKMTKQELKEEVKKHEGDPLLKSQRKRIARDFAMRKSLKDVPRASFIVTNPEHFSVAIRYFKGMTAPVVVAKGQDLIAFKIREIAKIHDIIIVENKPLARTLYKTVKVGQEIPSSLYQSIIEVIRYIYQMRGKKYFERN from the coding sequence ATGGAAAATAGAGAAGAAAATTCAACTCAAGATAAAACAGAAGAAGCAACGGAAGAAAAGAAGCTTCAATTTCGAGAAGAAGGTAATATTGCCAATCCTAAAGAGATAGTTGCTGCAACAACATTAATTTTATTTACAGCATATTTTTATTTTTTTTCAGGAAATATTGTTAATTCATTCTTAATGACGTTTGAACGTTCATGGAATGGGTTTCCATATTATTTTGTAGACTATTCAAGTCTAATAAAAATTTTATTATATTCTTTGTCCCCAATAGTTCCGCATCTTGTTATTATTTTATTTATGTGCACAATTTTTCCATCTTTATTTGGTCTGATATTTACAAAATTTAACTGGTCTTGGAAAAAAGTAACATTTAATTTGGCTAAAGTAAATCCAATTTCTGGAATAAACCGATATTTTAGTCCAAATTTTATTTTTGAATTTGGAAAAATAATTTTTAAATGCTCAATTTTATCATTGATTATTTATTTTGTATTAAAAGATGAAATTAAAAATACTCCTCAAGATTATTTTTATAATAATATTGATTTTATGAAAATATTTGGAAATTCAATATTTAAGCTTTTATTTATTATGTCGATTGCTGGTATTGTTATTGGTATTTCTGATTTTTCTTTTAATTTATGGAAAATTAATAGAGACATGAAAATGACAAAACAAGAATTAAAAGAAGAAGTAAAAAAACATGAAGGAGATCCTCTTTTAAAGTCTCAAAGAAAAAGAATCGCTCGTGATTTTGCAATGAGAAAAAGTTTAAAAGATGTACCGAGAGCATCATTTATAGTAACTAATCCCGAGCATTTTTCTGTTGCTATAAGATATTTTAAAGGAATGACTGCTCCTGTTGTTGTCGCAAAAGGTCAAGATTTAATTGCTTTTAAAATACGAGAAATTGCAAAAATTCATGATATAATCATAGTTGAAAATAAACCATTGGCGCGGACTCTTTATAAAACAGTAAAAGTAGGTCAAGAAATTCCGTCTTCATTATATCAGTCAATAATTGAGGTTATTCGTTATATTTATCAAATGCGTGGAAAAAAATATTTTGAACGAAATTGA